The following are from one region of the Corylus avellana chromosome ca1, CavTom2PMs-1.0 genome:
- the LOC132181135 gene encoding protein SLOW GREEN 1, chloroplastic yields the protein MSFFTLASSSPTSSLNTLSNFTPNTRQSPSPPPSSLVRFPTPIPHSRLTVSASSNASPQTPRHLITQTLVKYTKAALLIGAAASMIGKLSLLPARAESPSVVAQEAPIPEEAQAQPNDQASPLSEFLESNSEAVEALKSLLQQKLESGEDEEALKILGRLVSAQPSVTEWKFLMARLFNELGDAENARKVFEEILALNPLSFEALFENALVMDRCGEGEAVITRLEEALKIAEEENKAKEARDVRFIMAQIQFLQKNVEEALRNYQELAKEDPNDFRPYFCQGMIYSLLERNAEAREQFAKYRELSPKKFEVEGYLRTPLSRMKLFGSDEN from the coding sequence ATGAGCTTCTTCACCTTGGCCTCATCATCCCCAACCTCCTCACTCAACACTCTCTCCAACTTCACCCCCAACACAAGACAATCCCCATCCCCACCGCCTTCTTCACTTGTTCGTTTTCCCACCCCAATTCCCCACTCTCGCCTCACTGTCTCCGCTTCCTCAAACGCCTCCCCCCAAACACCCCGACACCTCATTACTCAAACACTTGTGAAGTACACAAAAGCCGCACTTCTCATCGGCGCCGCCGCATCCATGATCGGGAAGCTCTCGCTGTTGCCGGCGAGAGCGGAATCTCCCTCCGTAGTTGCCCAAGAAGCCCCAATTCCTGAAGAAGCCCAGGCCCAACCCAATGACCAGGCCTCGCCCTTGTCCGAATTTCTCGAATCCAATTCAGAGGCCGTCGAGGCCTTGAAGTCGCTATTGCAGCAAAAGCTCGAGAGTGGCGAGGACGAAGAGGCTCTCAAGATCCTGGGACGCCTGGTTTCGGCGCAGCCTTCGGTGACCGAGTGGAAGTTCCTCATGGCGAGGTTGTTTAACGAACTGGGCGACGCCGAGAACGCGCGCAAAGTGTTCGAAGAAATTCTGGCGTTGAACCCGCTGTCGTTTGAGGCGTTGTTCGAGAACGCCTTGGTAATGGATCGGTGCGGGGAAGGCGAGGCGGTGATTACGCGGTTGGAAGAGGCGTTGAAGATTGCGGAGGAGGAGAACAAGGCGAAGGAGGCACGGGACGTGCGGTTCATAATGGCGCAGATACAGTTTTTGCAGAAGAATGTGGAGGAGGCTTTGAGGAATTATCAGGAGTTGGCGAAGGAGGACCCCAATGATTTTAGGCCGTATTTTTGTCAGGGGATGATTTACAGCTTGCTGGAGAGGAATGCAGAGGCCAGAGAGCAGTTTGCTAAGTACCGGGAGCTTTCTCCAAAGAAGTTTGAGGTGGAGGGTTACTTGAGGACCCCATTGTCAAGGATGAAGCTATTTGGGTCGGATGAGAATTGA